A window from Mangifera indica cultivar Alphonso chromosome 2, CATAS_Mindica_2.1, whole genome shotgun sequence encodes these proteins:
- the LOC123208549 gene encoding putative B3 domain-containing protein At5g35780 translates to MFSEDMMESDSSESSTEHISDEASQSELSELEILKGFHKRARKDPEVAKLKRKLEFYERTGTTLGFFLLSLPVPRKKRSVIITQKDKGIDSSEQDTRCFKWMKPIVCDIGSTSNQGKLDKDKEKKEERKERRRKGSRKKMKVPVPRQLVPEVEEEPPMPERLRAIVEEKNGLDITFVMQKALTSTDLAQQNNRLSLPRKQVKNHNFLTNEENDILDAKTHNAISIELITPSGNPVELTLKKWRMNSTFVYNFIGAWFKKVVNDKSNGLEVGKKVRLWSFRRTSKLSFVLDCN, encoded by the coding sequence ATGTTTTCTGAAGACATGATGGAATCTGATTCCAGTGAATCTTCCACAGAGCATATCAGTGATGAAGCATCACAATCTGAACTTTCGGAGTTGGAAATATTAAAAGGTTTTCATAAACGTGCGAGAAAGGATCCTGAAGTGGCaaaacttaagagaaaattaGAGTTTTACGAGAGGACTGGTACCACTTTAGGCTTCTTCCTACTTTCTTTACCCGTGCCGAGGAAAAAGAGATCAGTGATCATAACACAGAAAGACAAAGGAATTGATTCTTCGGAACAAGATACAAGATGCTTCAAATGGATGAAGCCTATAGTATGTGATATTGGTAGTACTTCAAACCAAGGTAAGTTGGATAAAGATAAGGagaaaaaagaggaaagaaaggaaCGAAGGAGAAAAGGAAGTCGCAAAAAGATGAAAGTCCCAGTTCCACGACAGCTGGTTCCGGAGGTAGAGGAGGAACCTCCCATGCCAGAAAGATTGAGAGCTATTGTTGAAGAAAAGAATGGCTTGGATATAACATTTGTTATGCAAAAAGCATTAACATCGACAGATTTAGCCCAACAAAACAATCGTCTTTCATTACCAAGGAAACAAGTCAAGAATCATAATTTCCTTACTAATGAAGAGAATGACATACTTGATGCGAAGACCCATAATGCGATAAGCATAGAATTGATTACACCATCTGGCAATCCTGTCGAGTTGACATTAAAGAAATGGAGAATGAACAGTACCTTCGTGTATAATTTCATTGGTGCTTGGTTTAAGAAGGTCGTCAATGACAAAAGCAATGGATTAGAAGTTGGAAAAAAGGTTAGACTCTGGTCGTTTCGAAGAACGTCAAAGTTGTCTTTTGTTTTAGATTGTAATTAA